The proteins below come from a single Pseudodesulfovibrio sp. JC047 genomic window:
- the ilvB gene encoding acetolactate synthase large subunit, whose amino-acid sequence MRLSGAEIIIKLLERQGIDTIAGIPGGANLPMYDALGKSESIRHILTRHEQGAGFIAQGMARVSGKPAVFFATSGPGATNTLTAIADAKLDSIPIICITGQVPLSMIGTDAFQEVDTYGLSVPITKHNFLVRSVEDLLWIIPAAFRIAASGRPGPVVIDVPKDVQAAFHEFETWPEPGEREPSEGLIPAEIRRAASMINSAKKPVLYLGGGVIQSDSADEALALAEKASIPSVVTLMGLGVIPTDNPLCLGMLGMHAARYTNMVLEECDLLVAVGVRFDDRATGKVPEFCPNAKVIHMDIDPSELDKIKRSTASVTGDVAEILTALIPLIDENARASWISRVQTLKKEHPMLIADADDPTSAYGVVLKAAELAGEQAIVCTDVGQHQMRTAQVYPFKHPRQWLTSGGLGTMGFGMPASIGAALAAPDRPVICFSGDGSIMMNIQDLATAMEYDIPIKIILTNNNALGLVRQQQDLFYGKRYFASDYSRSVDFIKIAEGFGIKAHDLGTSEDPAETLKIALSEPGPSLIHVPLSPDDPVYPMVPPGAANSEMIGGEKHV is encoded by the coding sequence ATGCGATTGAGTGGAGCGGAAATTATTATCAAATTGTTGGAACGGCAGGGAATTGACACCATTGCCGGAATTCCCGGAGGGGCGAACCTTCCAATGTACGATGCCCTGGGAAAAAGTGAGTCTATCCGGCACATTTTGACTCGGCATGAACAGGGAGCGGGTTTTATTGCCCAAGGTATGGCTCGGGTGAGTGGAAAACCGGCGGTCTTTTTCGCCACATCAGGCCCGGGCGCGACAAACACCCTGACGGCCATTGCGGATGCCAAATTGGATTCCATCCCCATCATTTGCATTACTGGACAGGTGCCACTCTCCATGATCGGGACCGATGCGTTTCAGGAAGTTGATACCTACGGTTTGAGTGTGCCGATCACCAAACACAACTTCCTTGTTCGGTCTGTAGAAGATTTGTTGTGGATTATCCCGGCGGCATTTCGCATCGCTGCAAGTGGCCGTCCTGGTCCTGTAGTGATTGATGTTCCCAAGGATGTACAGGCGGCATTTCATGAATTTGAGACCTGGCCAGAACCCGGTGAACGGGAACCGTCCGAGGGGTTGATTCCCGCTGAAATTCGACGGGCGGCAAGTATGATTAATTCGGCGAAAAAGCCTGTTTTGTATCTGGGGGGCGGGGTTATCCAGTCCGATTCGGCAGACGAAGCTTTGGCCTTGGCTGAGAAAGCAAGCATCCCGTCCGTGGTAACGCTGATGGGGTTGGGCGTTATTCCGACGGACAACCCGTTGTGTTTGGGGATGTTGGGAATGCACGCTGCCCGATATACGAATATGGTGCTTGAAGAGTGTGACCTGCTTGTTGCCGTTGGGGTTCGATTTGACGACAGGGCGACAGGCAAGGTGCCTGAATTTTGTCCCAATGCCAAAGTCATTCACATGGATATCGATCCCAGCGAATTGGACAAGATCAAACGGTCAACCGCGTCCGTCACAGGCGATGTTGCTGAAATCCTGACGGCTTTGATTCCGCTCATTGATGAGAATGCGCGTGCTTCGTGGATTTCGCGAGTTCAGACGTTGAAAAAAGAGCATCCCATGCTCATTGCCGATGCCGATGACCCGACGTCTGCGTATGGTGTCGTGCTGAAGGCGGCTGAATTGGCCGGTGAACAAGCGATCGTTTGTACAGATGTCGGTCAGCACCAGATGCGGACGGCCCAAGTCTATCCTTTCAAGCATCCTCGCCAATGGCTGACGTCAGGAGGGCTTGGCACCATGGGGTTTGGAATGCCTGCCTCCATTGGGGCCGCGTTGGCTGCCCCGGATCGTCCGGTGATTTGTTTCAGTGGAGATGGGTCCATCATGATGAATATTCAGGATCTTGCGACAGCCATGGAATATGACATCCCCATCAAGATTATTTTGACCAACAATAATGCGCTCGGTCTGGTGCGGCAACAGCAGGATTTGTTTTACGGTAAGCGGTATTTTGCATCCGATTATTCCCGGAGCGTTGATTTTATCAAGATTGCAGAGGGTTTTGGCATCAAGGCTCACGATTTGGGAACGAGTGAAGACCCGGCCGAGACCTTGAAAATTGCGTTGTCAGAACCGGGACCGTCTCTGATTCATGTGCCGCTCAGTCCTGATGATCCTGTCTACCCAATGGTGCCTCCAGGGGCCGCAAATTCCGAAATGATCGGAGGTGAAAAACATGTGTAA